The Blautia pseudococcoides genome segment GAATATTATATATAATTGTTAAAATAAAGTCAAATACAATTCCAGTTATTGTTGTTTTTATCTGTTGTCAAATTCTGAATTTCAGATATAATAGGAAGGGTGAAGCAAAAATCCCACGGCCAAAGACCATTCCCAGTGGAATTTTGTCTATGACTGTAAGAGACAAAACAGTTACACCTAAAGATAAAGGAGATTCTTAAATATGATACTGGCATGTCAAAATATTGAAAAATCGTTTGGAGGCATGAATTTGATCCATGACGCCTCCTTCCATATAGAGGAACGCGAAAAAGCCGCCTTAGTGGGCATCAACGGAGCGGGCAAATCCACACTACTGCGCATTATCATGCAGGAGATTCCTGCGGACAGCGGGGAGGTCATCTTATCCAGAGGCAGGACCATCGGCTACCTGGCCCAGCACCAGGAGCTGGACAGCGCCCTCACCATCTACGATGCCCTGCTGCAGGTCAAACAGCATATTCTGGATATGGAGCTTCATATGCGGGAAACGGAAAAGCAGATGAAGCACGCTTCCGGGAAAGAACTGGAACACCTGATGGAGACGTATTCCCGGCTGACCCATGAATTTGAAATGGAAAACGGCTACGCATATAAAAGCGAGCTTGTGGGCGTGCTGAAAGGGCTTGGCTTTCCTGAGAGTGACTTTGAAAAAGAAATCTCCACTCTGTCAGGAGGGCAGAAAACACGTGTGGCACTTGGACGCCTGCTTTTGTCAAAACCGGACATCATCCTTTTGGATGAGCCTACCAACCATCTGGATATGGATTCCATTTCCTGGCTGGAGACCTATCTGCTGAACTATCCGGGAGCTGTCCTGATCGTATCCCATGACCGGTATTTTCTGGACAGGATCGTAACCAAAGTTATTGATATTGACAACGGAAAGGTAAGCTCATTTACCGGAAATTATTCTGCTTACAGTGAGAAAAAGGCCCAGCTTCGCAGGGATGCCTACCAGGCGTATCTGAACCAGCAGCAGGAGATCAAACATCAGGAGGAAGTGATCGCCAAATTAAAACAGTTTAACAGGGAGAAATCCATAAAGCGGGCAGAAAGCCGAGAAAAACTGCTGGATAAGATTGAAGTCATAGAAAAGCCCACAGAGGTAAACGCTTCCATGCGTATTTACTTAAAGCCCCGTATGGAAAGCGGAACGGATGTACTGACAGTGGAACATCTCACAAAATCCTTCCCCTCTCTCCCCCTCTTTTCGGACCTGAATTTTTCTATCAAACGGGGGGAACGGGTAGCGATCATCGGAAACAACGGAACAGGTAAGACCACCATACTGAAAATCTTAAACGAGCTGGTTCCCGCCGACGCCGGGGTCTTTCATCTGGGAAGCAAAGTACACATCGGATACTATGACCAGGAGCACCATGTACTCCATATGGAGAAAACCATCTTTGAGGAGATCTCTGATGATTTTCCAAAGCTCACCAACACAGAGATCCGCAATCTGCTGGCAGCTTTCCTCTTCACCGGAGATGATGTGTTTAAAAAGATCTCTTCGTTAAGCGGCGGGGAACGGGGACGTGTATCCCTGGCTAAGCTCATGCTGTCAGAAGCCAACTTTCTGATCCTCGATGAGCCTACCAACCACCTGGATATTATGTCAAAGGAGATTCTGGAGGATGCCTTGTGCAATTACACCGGAACTGTGCTGTATGTGTCTCATGACCGGTATTTTATCAACAGGACAGCCACCAGGATCCTGGAGCTGACTAACAAAAGTATGGTGAATTACATCGGCAATTATGATTACTACATGGAAAAAAGAGAGGAACTTACCCGTATCTATGCACCTGGCCAGGCGGAGGAAGAAACTGCGGAATCTGTCTCTGCCACAAAGCTGGACTGGAAACAACAGAAAGAGGAACAGGCACGTCAAAGAAAACGCGAAAATGATTTGAAAAAGACTGAAGCAGAGATTGAACGCCTGGAAGCCAAAGACAAGGAGATTGACGCCGAGATGGAGAAGCCGGATGTGGCGGTCAATGTGGCCGAATGCGTAAAGCTGGCCAACGAAAAAGCCGAAATCGCACAAAAACTGGAAGAACTCTATGAAAAATGGGAAGAACTGGCATAATGCCAGTTCTTCCCGTTTTTCCTGTTATAAGGGCAGGTCCCGCTTGCTGAACCGTATAATTCCGATTCCCATAAGTAAAATCCCCGCCAGATACAAAATACCGCACATCATCCATGCTTTTCCGTCACCTGCGCTCAGACCGTCTATGTCAAACAAAGTCACAGGTGTGGCATATTTTACTTTCTCAAATCTGTCTCCAACCTGCGATATCATCTGCACAAGGACCGAATATACTACTATGGCTGTGCTGACTGCAGAGGAAGTTTTTGACTCATTGCTGAAACAGGAAGCACAGAAACATGCACCGCCAAAGAATACAAGCATTCCCAGCAGACCCACATTGATCCGGATAAACGCTGCTGTTTCCATTTCCCCGGGGAAAAGCACCTCACTGACAACAAGTATCAGGCAAGTCACATAAATGACAATGACAAGCAGGGACACCAGCATGAAAACACACTGTGTCATCATGATTTTCCAGCGTTTGGCAGGTACCGCCAAAAGGTAAGCCATGGAGCCGTTGTCCACGTATTTGGCTGCCAGTCTGTTTGAGAGAATTATGATGAATACCGCCGGGAAAGCCACATACAGCATTCCGTATAAGTATCCTGATACAAATTCCAGCAATGTCTGGCCCACATCAGCCATGCCAAATGCCGCGAACAAATCCGGCATGCTGTCAGCCATCATTTTCAGGCTGTCTCCCATTTCAGGATTGAACATCATAGTGATCATACTGCCATAGACACTGAGAACCGCAAGAAAGATGACGAGCAGCAGCCAGTTTGATTTGATCTCTTTTTTAAATAACGTAGCATTCATGGTCGTGCTGCCTCCTCTCCGTAAAAATGCATGAAAAACTCTTCCAGACTCTGTGTGCGCACATCTAAATCTGTTATCGTATACGCACTGGCCTTTTTCAGGAAAGGATCAATATTTTTTCCCACTTTGGCAGTCACTGCTTTTCCCCCGGCCTGATAAGAGACCTCAGGAAATGCAGCAGCGAACGCTTCCGCCATAGCTGGCTCCCGGAAAGTGATCTCTATCACTTTCTGTCTTCCCTCTTTTAATTTTTCAATTTCCTCCACCGCAACCAGGCGCCCGTCACGGATGATCGCGGCACGGTCACAGGTTCGTTCAATCTCCTCAAACATATGGGAAGACATAAGTATGGTTTTTCCTTTTTTCTTCTCTGAAAGGATCAACTCTACAAACCGGTTCTGCATCAAAGGGTCCAGACCACTGGTCGGTTCATCCAGGATCAGGATGCTTGCCAGCGGATTCATGAATGCACAGACGATTCCAATCTTCTGCTTCATGCCTTTTGACATTTTCTTCAACTTGCCGGAGGGATTCAGTTCAAACATTTTCATTAATTCCTGAGCCCGGCCCAAATCTCTCATTTTCTTCATCTTTGCCACAAAACGGATAAATTCCATTCCTGTCATAGAGTCAATAAAAGCAATTTCCCCGGGAAGATATCCAAGGGATGTCTGGATTTTATCCGCCTCCTTAAAACAATCCATATCCAGGATAGACAGGCTGCCGCTGTCAGGCTTGATAAAGCCCATGATCTGACGGATCGTTGTGGTCTTCCCGGCTCCGTTTGGGCCTAAAAATCCAAGTACCTCTCCTTGTTTCACCGAAAAACTCACGTCAAAAACACCGCGGTTCTGTCCATAGTCTTTTGTAATATGGCTGATTTCTATTACGTTCATATTTCTTGCCTCCTTCCAACCATTTCTGTCAGATACTCCTCTTTGTATGCGATCCGCTTCAGCATTTCCGACCACTTTCTGAATTGCTGCATCAATAAATCCGCATCTACCGTATCGGTATAGAACATTCTATGATGCATATATCCGTCAGTAAGCCAGAGAAGCATATGCAGTATCTCTCTGGGTTCTGCATCCTCCCTGAACTTTGTCATATCTACATTTTTGCAATAGTCCTCAAACATATTTGCAATCTGGTTTTTCATAAAGGAATTCATTGCCTCCGATACATCCTCCCTGGATGTAAAAAATGCCCGGACGCTGAATTCCATAAGATAGGGGAAATCAGAGAGAATGCGGGCTTTCTTTTCGGTTGTGTAAGCCAATAACTCGAAGAAATCCGTAATTTCAAAAAAACGCAGATCCAAAAGACGTGAACCCACCTTTTCAAAGACATACTCAAACAGATACATATACAGCTCTTTTTTGTTCTTAAAATAATAAAACAGCAGTCCCTTTGAGATCCCGGCTTTGGCGGCGATCAGATCTGTAGATGCACGTTTATATTCACAGGTGCCGAAAACCTCCAGTGCCGCATTGACGATCGCATTCTTTTTTTCCTCTGAAAGACTGCTAAGTTTGTCCTCCATATTGAGCCCCCTTTATGTACTTTACCGATTCGGTTAATACCCATTATAAGAAATTGACTCAGATTTTCAACCCCTGTCTGAAAACTTTTTATAAAAGAACAAGTCCATGTAAGCAGGGACTTATACTCTCTTACATGGACTTGTGAAATGAATTAAGCTTATTTTTATGCGTATAAAGCATCCAGATTTTTTCTGACAGCCAGGATAAATTCACGGCTGTTCAGCACAGTCGGATTCTCCAGTGATGTGATCAGCGCAAGGTCTTTTGTCATCTCGCCTTTTTCGATCGTAGCAAGCGTGGCCTTTTCCAGACGGTCAGCAAATTGGCAGAGGCTGCTGCTTGCGTCTAATTCTCCCCGTTTTCTAAGTGCGCCTGTCCAGGCAAAAATAGTTGCCACGGAGTTGGTGGAAGTTTCCTCACCTTTCAGATGTTTGTAATAG includes the following:
- a CDS encoding TetR/AcrR family transcriptional regulator, which encodes MEDKLSSLSEEKKNAIVNAALEVFGTCEYKRASTDLIAAKAGISKGLLFYYFKNKKELYMYLFEYVFEKVGSRLLDLRFFEITDFFELLAYTTEKKARILSDFPYLMEFSVRAFFTSREDVSEAMNSFMKNQIANMFEDYCKNVDMTKFREDAEPREILHMLLWLTDGYMHHRMFYTDTVDADLLMQQFRKWSEMLKRIAYKEEYLTEMVGRRQEI
- a CDS encoding ABC-F family ATP-binding cassette domain-containing protein, whose product is MILACQNIEKSFGGMNLIHDASFHIEEREKAALVGINGAGKSTLLRIIMQEIPADSGEVILSRGRTIGYLAQHQELDSALTIYDALLQVKQHILDMELHMRETEKQMKHASGKELEHLMETYSRLTHEFEMENGYAYKSELVGVLKGLGFPESDFEKEISTLSGGQKTRVALGRLLLSKPDIILLDEPTNHLDMDSISWLETYLLNYPGAVLIVSHDRYFLDRIVTKVIDIDNGKVSSFTGNYSAYSEKKAQLRRDAYQAYLNQQQEIKHQEEVIAKLKQFNREKSIKRAESREKLLDKIEVIEKPTEVNASMRIYLKPRMESGTDVLTVEHLTKSFPSLPLFSDLNFSIKRGERVAIIGNNGTGKTTILKILNELVPADAGVFHLGSKVHIGYYDQEHHVLHMEKTIFEEISDDFPKLTNTEIRNLLAAFLFTGDDVFKKISSLSGGERGRVSLAKLMLSEANFLILDEPTNHLDIMSKEILEDALCNYTGTVLYVSHDRYFINRTATRILELTNKSMVNYIGNYDYYMEKREELTRIYAPGQAEEETAESVSATKLDWKQQKEEQARQRKRENDLKKTEAEIERLEAKDKEIDAEMEKPDVAVNVAECVKLANEKAEIAQKLEELYEKWEELA
- a CDS encoding ABC transporter ATP-binding protein; translation: MNVIEISHITKDYGQNRGVFDVSFSVKQGEVLGFLGPNGAGKTTTIRQIMGFIKPDSGSLSILDMDCFKEADKIQTSLGYLPGEIAFIDSMTGMEFIRFVAKMKKMRDLGRAQELMKMFELNPSGKLKKMSKGMKQKIGIVCAFMNPLASILILDEPTSGLDPLMQNRFVELILSEKKKGKTILMSSHMFEEIERTCDRAAIIRDGRLVAVEEIEKLKEGRQKVIEITFREPAMAEAFAAAFPEVSYQAGGKAVTAKVGKNIDPFLKKASAYTITDLDVRTQSLEEFFMHFYGEEAARP
- a CDS encoding ABC transporter permease subunit, which translates into the protein MNATLFKKEIKSNWLLLVIFLAVLSVYGSMITMMFNPEMGDSLKMMADSMPDLFAAFGMADVGQTLLEFVSGYLYGMLYVAFPAVFIIILSNRLAAKYVDNGSMAYLLAVPAKRWKIMMTQCVFMLVSLLVIVIYVTCLILVVSEVLFPGEMETAAFIRINVGLLGMLVFFGGACFCASCFSNESKTSSAVSTAIVVYSVLVQMISQVGDRFEKVKYATPVTLFDIDGLSAGDGKAWMMCGILYLAGILLMGIGIIRFSKRDLPL